GGTCTCCTCGCAGTGGCAGACCGGCCCGTACTCGTTGCCGACGTGCCACATCCGGACGGCCGGGTGGTGGCCGAACGCCGCGGCGAGGTCGTCCACCAGGCCGAGGGCGTGCCGGCGGTAGTCGGCGGAGGAGGGGCACCACTGGTTCCGGGACCCCCACGACAGGGTGGTGCCCTCGGCGGTGACCGGCAGGGTGCCGGGGTGCAGTTCGCCGAGCCAGGGCGGCGGGGAGGCGGTGGGCGTGGCAAGGCAGACCTCGATCCCGCCCTCGTGGAGCAGGTCGAGGATGCGGCGCAGCCAGCCGAAGTCCCTGGCCCCGGGCGTCGGTTCGAGCTTGGCCCAGGAGAAGACGCCGACCGTGACGGTGGTGACGCCGGCCTCGCGCATCAGCCGGACGTCCTCGGGCCAGATCGACTCGGGCCACTGCTCGGGGTTGTAGTCGCCGCCGAACAGCAGGCGGCCGCGGGTGGCGTCGGCAAGGGATGGCATGGGGGTGTCCTCTCGCTGGTCAGCCCTTGACGGCGCCGATCAGCATGCCCTTCTGGAAGTGCTTCTGGACGAACGGGTAGACGCACAGCACGGGCACCAGCGCGATCACCATGACCGCCATCTGCACCGAGAGCCCGGGGACGGCCCCCGTGCTGATGGCCTGGGACATCCCGGTGGGCGCCTGGTGGCGGAGCACGAAGGAGTTCAGCACGTTCTGCAGCGGGTAACGGGTCTGGTCGTTGAGGTAGAGCGAGGCGGAGAACCAGGAGCTCCAGTAGCCGACCGCGTAGAACAGCGCGATGACGGCGACCACCGCGCGGGACAGCGGCAGCACCACCTGCCAGAGGATCCGCCACTCGCCGGCGCCGTCGATCCGTGCGGCGTCGACGAGTTCGGGGGCGGTACCCATGAAGAAGGAGCGCAGCACGAGCAGGTTGAAGACGGACACGGCGCCGGGGAGGATCAGCGACCAGTAGCTGTCCATCAGGCCGAGGTCCTGGATCAGCAGGTAGCTCGGGATGAGCCCGGCCCCGAAGAACATCGTGATCATCATGGTGACGAGGATCGGCCGGTGGGCGAAGCTGCCGGGCCGGGAGAGCCCGTACGCGGCGAGCACCGAGACGACCAGCGAGATCGCCGTGCCGACGAGGGTGATGCCGATGCTGATCAGCACGGCCCGGGTGACGGCGCCGCCGGAGAGGACCTCGGCGTAGGCCTGGACGGTGAGGTGCCCCGGGACGACCACGAGGCCGCCGGCGCCGGTGATGGTGGCCGCGTCGGAGAGGCTGGTGAGGACGACGACCCAGAGCGGGCCGAGGATCAGCAGGCAGACGACGGCCAGGGTGACGCCCTTGAGGCCCCGGCCGACGGCGGTCGGCTCCTCCTCCCAGGCGGGCCGGGCGAACGGGCGGGACGGGCGGAGGTCGGTTGCGGTGGTCACTTGGAGTACACCCCCTGCTCGCCCAGCCGGTGGGCGGCCTTGTTCGCCAGCAGGACCATGCCGAGGCTGAACAGGCCCTTGACCAGGCCGGCCGCGGCCGCGTAGCTGAAGTCGCCGCTGCGGATGCCGCGGAACCAGACGTAGGTGTCGAGCACCTCGGAGACGCCGACGCCGACGGCGTCGCGCTGGAGCAGGATCTGCTCGAAGCCGACGGAGAGCGAGTCGCCGACCCGCAGCACCAGCAGCAGGGCGATCACCGGGCGCAGCGCGGGCAGCGTGACATGCCACATCCGCCGCCAGCGGCCGGCGCCGTCGACGGCGGCGGCCTCGTACAGCTCGTCGGAGACGGCGCTGAGGGCGGCGAGGAAGACGATCACGCCCCAGCCGGCGTCCTTCCAGACGGACTGGGCGGTCAGCAGGTACTTGAAGAGCGTCGGGTCGGTCATCAGGTCGAAGCCCTCGACGCCGTGCCTGCGCAACAGTTGGGCGATCAGGCCGGCGCCGCCGAGCATCTGCTGGAAGACGGTGACGACCAGCACCCAGGAGAAGAAGTGCGGCAGGTAGAGGACGGACTGCACGAGGGTGCGGAGCCGGCCGCTGATGAGGCTGTTGAGCAGCAGCGCGAGGGCGATCGGGACGGGGAAGAAGAGCAGCAGCTGGACGGCGGTGATGGAGAGGGTGTTGCCGACGACCTCCCAGAACCGGGCGTCGGAGAAGACCGCGGCGAAGTTGTCGAGGCCGACGAAGGCGCTGCCGGTGATGCCGCCGCCGTAGACGTCGTAGTCCTGGAACGCGACGATGTTGCCGAGCAGCGGGATGTAGTTGAAGACCAGCAGCAGGCCGAGCGCGGGTGCGGTCATCAGCAGCAGGACGCGGTCGCGGCGCAGCCGTTGACGGCGGGTGATGCCGCGTCGCGGCGGCGGTGCCGGGCGGTCCGGTCCGTCGGGTGCGGCGGGCCGGGTGGCCGCGGGGGCGCTGCTGCTCATGGTGGGTTCTGCTCCGCCCTGGCCGCCGGTGCGATCCGCCACCGGCCGGCCGTAGTGCACGTGTCGGTGGTCAGTTGCCGGACTTGTCGAGGATGTCCTGGTAGAAGGCGCGCAGGTCGTCGCCGCCGTTCTTGCGCCAGTTGTCGACCGCGTCCTTGACGTCGCCGATCTTCTTGCGGTTGCGCACGACGTCCTTCTGCAGGTCGTCGAAGGGGGTGTACAGCGACGCGTACCGGGTGGGCTCCTGGATCTGCATCGCGTAGAAGAGCGGCTTCCTGGCGAAGGCCATCATGCGGCCCATCCAGTTGGCGAAGTCCGTGGCGGCCTGGGGCTGGTCGGGCCAGGCGATGGTGGGTGCCGGGGAGGCGATGAACTCGTAGGAGGAGAGGACCTCCTTGGTGCCGAGCGCGGTCTGCACCGGGGTGCCGGAGGCGTCCTTGGCGTAGTGGACGCCCTCGACGCCGAACTTCTCGAGCACGAACTCCTTGGTGCCGAACGGGGCGGCGGCGTAGTCGGCGACACCGAGGAGTTCCTCGATCCTCGCGGCGGGCAGCTTGGCGGACAGGAAGCTGAAGATCCCGGCGGGCGCGCCGATGTAGAGCTCCAGCTTGCCGCCGTCGTGGGCGAAGAAGTCCATCGGCTTGATGCTGAACTTCGGGTTGGCCTTGGCCTGTTCGTTCATCATGCCGCGCATGACGTCGCCGTCGTTCATGATCAGCGACTGGCCGGAGGTGAAGCGGGTCTTGGCGTCGTTGGCCTTGCCGGCCACCGCGTCGGGATGGACGCTGCCCTGGGCGTAGAGCTTCTGCGTCCAGGAGAGCGCGTCGAGGTACTCCTGGGTCTCGATCAGGTGGACGAGCTTGCCGTCGACCTGCTTCCAGTAGCCGGGCATGGTGCCGGGGACGCAGTTGAACAGGACCTGCGCCGTCCACCACATGTCCTCGCAGGCCCAGACCTTGGCGGCGGGGCTGGTGATGTCCTTGGCGAGCTGGAGGAACTCGTCGGCGGTCTTCGGGAGGGTCCAGCCCTTCTCGGCGAAGATGTCGGCCCGGTAGTAGGGGACGACGCCGCCGAGCGGGCGGTTGGGCATCGGCAGGCCGCGCAGCTTGCCGCCGAACATGCACATCTTCCAGGCGTCGGTGGGGATCGCCGCGAGGTTGGGGTACTTCTTGACCTTGTCGCCGGACAGGTAGGGGCCGAGGTCGGCGGCCTTGGCGTCGATGGCGTTCGGGATCTGGCCCGTGATGTTCCAGCCGGGCACGCAGAACAGGTCGGGGATGCTGTCGCCGGCCAGCACCGCGCCGAGCTTGTCCTGGTAGGTGACGCCGTCCTGGAGCTGCCAGTCGACGCTGACGCCGAGCGCCTCGTCCATGGCGGCGAAGTACTTGCTGTCCTTGCCCGGGGCCGCGCCCCAGAGCGGGGTGAAGAAGGTGTACTTGCCGCCCTTGCCCGGCTTGCCGGTCACCGAGGCCTTGAGTTCGGCGGGGAACTTCAGGAAGGCCGGGGTGGAACCGTTGACGCCCGGGATGTCGGGGGTGACGAGGCCGGAGGCGGCGAAGGCGGGGAGGGCGTTCTGCAAGGCGCTGCCGGTGGCGACACCGCCCTTGCTGCTCGACCGCCCGGTGCCGGAGGAGCAGGCGGTCAGCAGTCCGCCGCCGGTGAGCGCGGCGGCGGCGGCCACGGCGCCGGTCAGGAAGCGGCGGCGCGAGGCGGCCGGGGCAGGGCCGACTCTGTCAGCGCTGGTCATGGTGGGTGGAGCCCTTCGTCGTTGCGGGTGGGAGGCGGGCGGGGCCGGGCGGGCGGCGCGGCGGTGCCCGGCGGTCCGGGTGGTGCCCCGGTCGCGGCCGGGGCGGTGGGACGACGGTGCGGGGTGGTGCGAAGGGTGGTGCGGGGGGTGGTGCGAAGGGCCGGCGCCCGGCGGTGGGCCGGGTCCCGGAGCTACTGTCGAAGCGCTTCAACGTGGCGCCGAGGCTAGGCCAGCGAAAGCTGTCGCACAAGGGTTTGCACGAGCTTCACAGTTCAGGACTTGACGACGACACAGGTCGCGCGTCCGGTTCGGGACACCGATCCGGGCGGCCGAAGAACCGGTCTGGACCAGCGAGGACGCTCTCCCGCCCGCCTCCCGGCCAGGCCGCGGGCCGCTTGACAGCATCGGGCATCACTGCGAACTTCGAAGCGCTTCGATCCACCACCTCATGAAGCATCAGCTCGACACCCGTGCCGCACCGGAGGACCATCCATGCCCGACGCCCCTTACCGCGACGCCCGGGTGCCCGCGCACCAGCGGGCCACGGACCTCCTGGGGCGGCTCACCACCGCCGAGAAGATCGCCCTGCTGCACCAGCACGCCCCCGCCGTCCCCCGGCTCGGCCTGGCCGCGCACACCACCGGCACCGAGGCCCTGCACGGGGTGTCCTGGCTCGGACCGGCCACCTCGTTCCCGCAGGCCGTCGGCCTCGGCGCGACCTGGGACCGCGCGCTGCTGAAGCGGGTCGGCGAGGCCGTCGGCACCGAGGTCCGCGCCTTCCACGAGCGCCCCGCCGAGGACGGCCGCGCGCCGATCGGCCTCAACGTGTGGGCGCCGGTGGTCAATCCGCTGCGCCACCCGCTCTGGGGCCGCAACGAGGAGGGCTACGCCGAGGACCCGCTGCTCACCGCCGAACTCGCCACGGCCTACACCCGGGGCCTGCGCGGCGACCACCCGGTGTACTGGCGCACCGCGCCCACCCTCAAGCACTTCCTCGGCTACAACAACGAGAACGACCGCACGTCCACCTCCTCCGACCTGCGCCCGCGCGTCCTGCACGAGTACGAACTCCCCTGCTACCGCGGCCCGGTGGAGGCCGGCGCGGTGGCCGCGGTGATGCCCTCGTACAACATCGTCAACGGGCGGCCCGCCCACGTGTCCGGCTACCTCAAGGACGAGCTGCGCGGCTGGAGGAACGGCGCCGACCTGCTGGTGTGCAGCGACGCCGAGGCACCGTCCAACCTGGTCGCCGCGCAACGGCACTTCGCCGACCACGCGGAGGGCCACGGCGCGGCGCTGCGCGCCGGGGTGGACAGCTTCACCGACCACGGCACCGACGCACCGGTCACGATCGCCCGGCTCACCGAGGCGCTGGAGCGCGGCCTGATCACCGAGGCCGAGATCGACGCCGCCGTCCTGCGCCACCTGCTGATGCGCATCCGCACCGGCGAACTGGATCCCGAGCTCGACCCGTACGCCGGAACCGGCCAGGACGTGGTCGGCTGCGACGCCCACCGGGAGCTGGCCCGGCAGGCCGCCCGGCAGGCCGTCGTGCTGCTGCGCAACGCCGGCGACCTGCTGCCACTGCCCGCCGACGCGGCCCTCGCCGTGGTCGGCCCGCTCGGCGACGACGTGCTGCGCGACTGGTACAGCGGCTCCCTGCTGTACCGGACCACCCTCCTCGACGCCCTGCGTGAGCGGCTCGGCACCGACCGGGTCGCCTTCGCGGACGGGCTGGACCGGATCGCGCTGCGCTCGACCGCCACCGGCCGCTACCTGACCGCGGCCGCCGACGGCACGCTGTCCGCCACCGGCCACCAGGTCGGCCCGGCAGAGGAGTTCGCCGTGCAGGACTGGGGGCACGGGGTGACCACCCTCCAGGCACGGGACGGCCGCTACCTCACCAAGGACGGCTACGGGATGCTGGCCGCCACCGCCGAGCACCCGGACGAGTGGGTCGTCCAGGAGACCTTCCGGCTGGAGCGCGGTGAGGACGGCCGCGTCCGCATCCAGCACCTCGGCACCGGCCGCTGGGTCGCCGTCGCGGCCGGCAGCCACGCCCTCACCACCTACGCGGTCGCCCGGGACGCCGCCGAGCCGTTCACCGTGCGGACGGTGTCGGCCGGCGCGGAGCGGGTCGCCGCCGTCGCCGCCGCGGCCGGCGCGGTGGTGGTGGTCGCCGGCAACGATCCGCACCTCAACGGGCGGGAGACCGAGGACCGGATCGACCTCGCGCTGCCCCCGCAGCAGGAGGAGATCCTGCGCGCCGCCCGGGCCGCCAACCCGCGCACCGTGCTGGCCGTGGTCAGCAGCTACCCGTACGCCCTGGACTGGGCAGACGCCGAAGTCCCCGCCGTGCTGTGGACGGCGCACGGCGGCCAGGAGGGCGGCCGCGCCCTCGCCGACGTCATGCTCGGCGACCACTCCCCCGCCGGCCGCCTCCCGCAGACCTGGTACCGGGCCGGCCAGCGGCTGCCCGACCTGCTCGACTACGACATCATCACCGCCGGCGCCACCTACCTCTACCTGGCGGACGAGCCGCTCTACCCGTTCGGCCACGGGCTGTCCTACACCCGGTTCACGTACGGCGCGCTGAGCGCGGAGACGATCGACGGGCACGCCGTCGCGACCCTCACCGTCACCAACAGCGGCGCACGCGCCGGTGCGGAGGTCGTCCAGCTCTACTCGCGCGCCCCGGAGTCGCGCGTCCCCACGCCGCTGCGCCGGCTGCAGGCCTTCGAGCGGATCGAACTCGCCCCCGGCGAGCAGCGCACGGTGTCCCTCCGCGTCCCGCTCGCCGCGCTCGGCCACTTCGACACCGCGCACGGCCGGTGGACGACCGACCCCGGCCGGTACGCGCTGCTGGCCGGGGCCTCCAGCGCCGACCTGCGCAGCGAGGCCGAGATCACCGTCACCGGCCCGGCCCCGCTGCCGCGCCCCGGTCTCGACGGGCCGCTGCTCGCCCGGGACTTCGACACCGCGCGCGGCATCCGGCTCACCGACCGCACCCCGGCCGGGGGCGAGGCGGTGGAGTGCGGCGACACCGCGCCCGGGCGACTGGCCTTCGACACCGTCGACTTCGCGGACGGGGCGACGTCCGTCGCCCTCGCGGTGTCCCGGACGGCGCCCGGCAGCGCCGCCGTCGAGCTGCACGCGGGTGGCGCCGTCACCAGGTTCGAGGTGCCCTCGACCGGGGGCCGCCACCGCTGGCAGACCGTCCGCGGCCCGCTGGCCGCACCGGTCAAGGGCGTCCACGGCGTGGAGGTCGTGCTGCGCGGCGCACTCCGGCTCGCGGAACTCGACTTCACCCGCTGAGCACCGGCCGGGCGGACCGGCGGCGTTGACAGCCGCCCCGCCCGGCCCGATCCTCTCGGTGACCGGGCCGGCGACCGGCCCGTACCAGGGGAGTGAACATGACGACCGCTCAGACCACCGGAGGGCTGCCGAAGCCGCTCAGAACCGCCCTCGTCCTCATCGTCCTGCAAGCCGTCCTCAATGTCCTCGGCGGCCTGCTGCTGCTGGTGAGCGCCTCCGACGAGGCCGACCACGGCGGCGACTCCGCCGGGACGCTCGCGCTCCTCGGCTGGGTGTCCGTGATCGTCGCGCTGCTGCTGGCGGGCAGCGCCGCGGCCACGCCCGGCCGCCGGGCCTGGGTGCGGACGACCGTGATCGCCGTGGAGGCGCTGTCGATCCTGGGCTCCGTGGTGTCGCTGTTCTCCGGCGCCTACACCGCGGTGATCGGCATCGCCATCGCCGCGTTCATCATCCGGGCCTACCTCTCCGAGGACGCCAAGCGCTGGTTCGCCTGACCGCCGCACGGCGGACGGGTCGCGGCTCCACCGGCGCCCGTCCGCCGTACGCCCTCCATGCAGGCACGAGTCCGTGCGGGCACGAGTCCGTGCGGGCACCGCCGATGGCCGATTCGCGCACGGCCCGCCGAAACCGGCCCCGGCACACCGCACGGATGCCAGGATCCGCAGTATGACCAGGATCCTCGTCCACACCCACAACCTGCTCTTCCCGCACGAGTCGGCCGCCGACGGGGTGCGAGCCCTGCGCGAACTCGGCGCCGAGCACGGTTTCACCGTCGACGCCACCGACGATCCGGCGGACTTCCGCGCCGACCGGCTGCGGCACTACGGCGCCGTGGTGTTCCTCTCCACCGGCGGCGACGTCCTGGACGACCGGGGCCGCGACGCCCTGCGCGCGCACCTCGGCACCGGAGCCGGCTGGATGGGCGTGCACTGCGCAGCCGGCACCGAGCTCGGCTGGGACTGGTACGAGGGCCTGGTCGGCGCCCGGTTCCTCGGCCATCCGCCGATCCAGACCGCCACGGTGCGCACCGCCGACGCCGACCACCCGGCCACCGCCCACCTGCCGGCCGCCTGGACCTGGACGGACGAGTGGTACAACTTCCGCACCGACCCGCGCGGCCGCGGTGTCCGGGTGCTGCTCACCGTCGACGAGTCGGAGTACGAGGGCGGCACGATGGGCGAGGGCCACCCGCTGGCCTGGTCCGGCGAGCACGACGGAGCACCGACCTTCTACACCTCGCTCGGCCACACCCCCGAGGCCTACCGGGACGCCGCCTTCCGCGCCCACCTGCTCGGCGGGGTCCGGCACGTCCTCGACGGGGCGTGAGACCCGGCCGGTGAGGCCCGGTCCGAACCGGACCGGGCCTCAGAGCGGCTCGCCCGGGAGCGCGGCGTACGCCTCCCGGAGTGCCTCCACCACCGGGTGCACCGGCGCCAGCCGCACCGAGTCCACGGCGGCCAGCGGCCGCAGGCCGACCGCCGCGTTGGTCGCGAACGCCGCCTCGAAACCGGCCGCCTCCCGCACCTCCGCCGTCCGGCACGGGCCGAGCGGACGCACCAACTCCATCGTGACACCGTGCAGTTGACGGGCCTCCGGCCAGACGACCTCGCCCTCGCGGACGAAGCCGACGTTCCAGGTGCCGCCCTCCGACCAGGCCCCCGTCCGGTCGGCGAACAGCGCGTCGTCGAAGCCCGCCGCCTGCGCCTCCCGCCGGTGTCGCAGCGCCCCGAACAGACCGACCCCCTTGACCTCGGGCATCTCGCGCTCGTACCGGACGGTGCGCACCCGCAGCGGCGGCGGCTCCGCCGCGCCCGCCGGACGGGTCGTCACCAGCACCCGGGGGTGCGCCGGGGCCCCGATCGTGCCGACGTCGAGCGCCGGATCGAAGACCGTCACCCGGACCACGGCCGCGCCCGCCGCAGGCGCAGCCCGGCGGGCGTGCGCCCGGACGCGCTCCACGTCCAACTCGGCGCCGAACAGTGTCCGGCAGTCCCGGGCGAGCCGCGCCAGGTGCAGTTCCAGGCCGCGGACCAGCCCGTCCGTCACCAGCATCGTGGTGAAGTGCCCGTAGTTGGTGAGCGCCAGCGCCTGGAGCTGCGCCGGGTCCACCGGCCTGCCGTCGAGTTCCGCCATGCGGCAAGCATCGCACTCCCGGCCGCGGTAGCATCCCGCTGACCTGCGGAGGGTGTGCATGACGGCGATCGCCGTGACCGGCCATCTGAATCTCACCGAGCCGACCGTCCCCCTCGTCCGGGCCGAGCTGCGCCGCCTGCTCGCCGGACACGGCCCGGGCCCGCTGACAGGCCTTTCCTGCCTCGCCCCGGGCGCCGACACGCTGTTCGCCGAGGAGGTCCTCGCGGCCGGCGGCCGGCTCGTCGCCGTCCTCCCCTCGACCCGCTACCGGCAGTCGTTCGCGGCGGGCCCCCGGGCCGACCTCGACCGGCTGCTGGCCGCCGCCGCGGAGGTGCTGGTGCTCCCCCGACCCGCCCCCGACGACGCCGCCTACCAGGCCGCCAACGCCGAACTGCTGCGCCGCGCCGACCTGGTGGTCGCCGTCTGGGACGGCCGCCCCGGCAACGGCCGCGGCGGCACCGCGGACATGGTGGCCGCCGCCGGCCGGGCGGGCGTCCCCGTCCAGGTGGTGTGGCCGGCCGGGGCCGCCCGGGCCGCCTGACCGGACGCCTCGCGGGGGCGGCCGCGCGGCCGGTCCGTGCGGTCGGTCCGTGCGGCCGGTCCCTTCGGTCGGTCCGTGCGGTCAGTCCGGCAGTCCCTCGCGGATCCGGCGGGAGACCGTGAAGGCCTGGAGGTCGAGGGTGCCGGGGGCGGGCACGACGCCCGGACCGCCGGCCCGGACCCACTCCGCCACCTCGTCGATCATGTCGTCGGCCAGTACCCAGCCCAGCCAGACCGGGCGGCCCCCGGCCCGCCGGCCCTCGGCGGACGGGCTGACCACCACCACGTTGGAGTGCCCGCAGGCGTCCAGGCAGTCCACCGCCCGGACCTTGCCCGCGCCGCCGACCCCCTCGCGCAGCCGCGCCAGCTGCCCGGCGTGGTCGATCCCCGGGTGCTTGGCCGTGGCACCGCAGCAGCAGCCGCGGCAGACCGTCACGGTGACCGGTGCGGGCGCAGCAGCGGCGTTCTCGCGGGGGCGTCGGGCCATCGGGTTCCCTCCCAGGTGAGCGGGGCCGACGGCGCGGGCCCCCGGACGATTCTGCCGCAGGTGATCATCCGCTCGGCGCGCGCCCCCGAACGGGCGTGCTTATGGTGAGCGCACCATCACACTCCGCACCTCGGCGTGGACCCGCGTCCGGCGGGTGCGGACGAGGAGAGGACTCCACTCGTGATCACAGCCCGTGACATCATGCACAGCGGCGCCCAGTGCATCAATGCGGACCAGTCGCTGATGGACGCCGCCCGAATGATGCGCGACCTGGACGTCGGCGCGCTCCCCATCTGCGGCCCCGACAAGCAGCTCAAGGGCATCATCACCGACCGTGACATCGTGCTGCGCTGTCTGGCTGTCGGCAAGGACCCGTCGATGATGAAGGCCATGGACCTCGGCGGCCACCTGCACTGCGTGCGGGCCGACGACGACATGGAGACGGTGCTGAAGAAGATGGAGCAGCACCAGATCCGGCGGATGCCGGTGATCGACGAGCACGACAAGCTCGTCGGGATGATCAGCGAGGCCGACCTGGCCAGCGGCCACCGCGACGGCCAGCGCCTGACCGACCGTCAGATCATCGAGTTCATGGACAGCATCTACGTGAACCGCTGACCGCGGACCACGTGCGACGCGCCGCGTGAGGCGTGAGGTGCGCAGCGTGCGGCGTGAGGCGGTGGCGCCGGCCCGGGAACGGGTCGGCGCCACCGTCGTGCGCGCGGGCCGCGCGGGACGGGCTGCCGCTCAGGCGGTGGCCTCGGCGGCGGCACGACCGGCGGCACGCCCGGAGAACAGGCAGCCGCCCAGGAAGGTGCCCTCCAGGGAGCGGTAGCCGTGCACGCCGCCGCCGCCGAACCCGGCTGCCTCGCCGGCCGCGTAGAGCCCGTCCAGCACGGAGCCGTCGGCGCGCAGCACCCGGGAGGAGAGGTCGGTCTCCAGGCCGCCGAGGGACTTGCGGGTGAGGATGTTCAGCCGGACGGCGATCAGCGGCCCCGCCTTGGGGTCGAGCAGGCGGTGCGGGGTCGCGGTGCGGATCAGCTTGTCGCCGAGGTAGCGGCGGGCGCCGTGCACCGCGGTGACCTGGAGGTCCTTGGAGAACGGGTTGGCCATCTCGCGGTCCCTGGCCTCGACCTCGCGGCGCAGCGCGTCGCCGTCGATCAGCGGCTCGGTCGTCCTGGCGTTCATCCCGCGGACGAGCTCCTCCAGGGTGTCGGCGACCACGAAGTCCGCACCGTGGCGCTTGAAGGCCTCCACCGGACCGGTGGCACCGGGCAGCGCCCGGCCGAGCACACCGCGCACGGACTTGCCGGTGAGGTCCGGGTTCTGCTCGGAGCCGGAGAGCGCGAACTCCTTCTCGATGATCTTCTGGGTCAGCACGAACCAGGTGTGGTCGTGGCCGGTGGTCATGATGTGCTCGAGCGTGCCGAGGGTGTCGAACCCCGGGAAGAGCGGGACGGGCAGCCGGTGGCCGCGCGCGTCGAGCCAGAGCGAGGACGGGCCGGGCAGGATGCGGATGCCGTGGCCGGGCCAGATCGGGTCCCAGTTCTGGATGCCCTCGGTGTAGTGCCACATCCGGTCGCCGTTGATCAGGTGGCCGCCGGCATCGCCGGCGATGCCCAGCATCAGGCCGTCCACGTGCGCGGGGACACCGCTGAGCATCCGCTCGGGCGGGGTGCCGAGGCGGGCCGGCCAGGCCTTGCGGACCAGGTCGTGGTTGCCGCCGATGCCACCGGAGGCCACCACCACGGCCTGGGCGCGCAGTTCGAAGGATCCGGTGACGGCACGGGAGCTGGACTCGCCGCGACGGACGTCGGACCGCTCCAGGATCTCGCCGGTGACGGTGTCCAGGCTGCCGCCGGAGGCCGACAGCCCGGTGACGCGGTGGCGGAAGCGGAAGTCGACCAGGCCCCTGCCCGCGGCGGCCTTGACCCGGCGGGCGAACGGCTCGACCAGCCCCGGGCCGGTACCCCAGGTGATGTGGAAGCGCGGCACCGAGTTGCCGGGACCGGTGGCGGTCAGACCGCCGCGCTCGGCCCAGCCGACCACCGGGAAGAAGCGCACGCCGCGCTCGTGCAGCCAGGAGCGCTTCTCGCCCGCGGCGAAGTCGACGTAGGCCTCGGCCCAGCGGCGCGGCCACTCGTCCTCGGCGCGGTCGAAGCCGGCGGTGCCGATCCAGTCCTGCCAGGCGAGGTCG
The Kitasatospora paranensis genome window above contains:
- a CDS encoding Tat pathway signal sequence domain protein yields the protein MTSADRVGPAPAASRRRFLTGAVAAAAALTGGGLLTACSSGTGRSSSKGGVATGSALQNALPAFAASGLVTPDIPGVNGSTPAFLKFPAELKASVTGKPGKGGKYTFFTPLWGAAPGKDSKYFAAMDEALGVSVDWQLQDGVTYQDKLGAVLAGDSIPDLFCVPGWNITGQIPNAIDAKAADLGPYLSGDKVKKYPNLAAIPTDAWKMCMFGGKLRGLPMPNRPLGGVVPYYRADIFAEKGWTLPKTADEFLQLAKDITSPAAKVWACEDMWWTAQVLFNCVPGTMPGYWKQVDGKLVHLIETQEYLDALSWTQKLYAQGSVHPDAVAGKANDAKTRFTSGQSLIMNDGDVMRGMMNEQAKANPKFSIKPMDFFAHDGGKLELYIGAPAGIFSFLSAKLPAARIEELLGVADYAAAPFGTKEFVLEKFGVEGVHYAKDASGTPVQTALGTKEVLSSYEFIASPAPTIAWPDQPQAATDFANWMGRMMAFARKPLFYAMQIQEPTRYASLYTPFDDLQKDVVRNRKKIGDVKDAVDNWRKNGGDDLRAFYQDILDKSGN
- a CDS encoding glycoside hydrolase family 3 C-terminal domain-containing protein, coding for MPDAPYRDARVPAHQRATDLLGRLTTAEKIALLHQHAPAVPRLGLAAHTTGTEALHGVSWLGPATSFPQAVGLGATWDRALLKRVGEAVGTEVRAFHERPAEDGRAPIGLNVWAPVVNPLRHPLWGRNEEGYAEDPLLTAELATAYTRGLRGDHPVYWRTAPTLKHFLGYNNENDRTSTSSDLRPRVLHEYELPCYRGPVEAGAVAAVMPSYNIVNGRPAHVSGYLKDELRGWRNGADLLVCSDAEAPSNLVAAQRHFADHAEGHGAALRAGVDSFTDHGTDAPVTIARLTEALERGLITEAEIDAAVLRHLLMRIRTGELDPELDPYAGTGQDVVGCDAHRELARQAARQAVVLLRNAGDLLPLPADAALAVVGPLGDDVLRDWYSGSLLYRTTLLDALRERLGTDRVAFADGLDRIALRSTATGRYLTAAADGTLSATGHQVGPAEEFAVQDWGHGVTTLQARDGRYLTKDGYGMLAATAEHPDEWVVQETFRLERGEDGRVRIQHLGTGRWVAVAAGSHALTTYAVARDAAEPFTVRTVSAGAERVAAVAAAAGAVVVVAGNDPHLNGRETEDRIDLALPPQQEEILRAARAANPRTVLAVVSSYPYALDWADAEVPAVLWTAHGGQEGGRALADVMLGDHSPAGRLPQTWYRAGQRLPDLLDYDIITAGATYLYLADEPLYPFGHGLSYTRFTYGALSAETIDGHAVATLTVTNSGARAGAEVVQLYSRAPESRVPTPLRRLQAFERIELAPGEQRTVSLRVPLAALGHFDTAHGRWTTDPGRYALLAGASSADLRSEAEITVTGPAPLPRPGLDGPLLARDFDTARGIRLTDRTPAGGEAVECGDTAPGRLAFDTVDFADGATSVALAVSRTAPGSAAVELHAGGAVTRFEVPSTGGRHRWQTVRGPLAAPVKGVHGVEVVLRGALRLAELDFTR
- a CDS encoding carbohydrate ABC transporter permease, with protein sequence MTTATDLRPSRPFARPAWEEEPTAVGRGLKGVTLAVVCLLILGPLWVVVLTSLSDAATITGAGGLVVVPGHLTVQAYAEVLSGGAVTRAVLISIGITLVGTAISLVVSVLAAYGLSRPGSFAHRPILVTMMITMFFGAGLIPSYLLIQDLGLMDSYWSLILPGAVSVFNLLVLRSFFMGTAPELVDAARIDGAGEWRILWQVVLPLSRAVVAVIALFYAVGYWSSWFSASLYLNDQTRYPLQNVLNSFVLRHQAPTGMSQAISTGAVPGLSVQMAVMVIALVPVLCVYPFVQKHFQKGMLIGAVKG
- a CDS encoding ABC transporter permease, which translates into the protein MSSSAPAATRPAAPDGPDRPAPPPRRGITRRQRLRRDRVLLLMTAPALGLLLVFNYIPLLGNIVAFQDYDVYGGGITGSAFVGLDNFAAVFSDARFWEVVGNTLSITAVQLLLFFPVPIALALLLNSLISGRLRTLVQSVLYLPHFFSWVLVVTVFQQMLGGAGLIAQLLRRHGVEGFDLMTDPTLFKYLLTAQSVWKDAGWGVIVFLAALSAVSDELYEAAAVDGAGRWRRMWHVTLPALRPVIALLLVLRVGDSLSVGFEQILLQRDAVGVGVSEVLDTYVWFRGIRSGDFSYAAAAGLVKGLFSLGMVLLANKAAHRLGEQGVYSK
- a CDS encoding DUF7144 family membrane protein, which translates into the protein MTTAQTTGGLPKPLRTALVLIVLQAVLNVLGGLLLLVSASDEADHGGDSAGTLALLGWVSVIVALLLAGSAAATPGRRAWVRTTVIAVEALSILGSVVSLFSGAYTAVIGIAIAAFIIRAYLSEDAKRWFA
- a CDS encoding ThuA domain-containing protein gives rise to the protein MTRILVHTHNLLFPHESAADGVRALRELGAEHGFTVDATDDPADFRADRLRHYGAVVFLSTGGDVLDDRGRDALRAHLGTGAGWMGVHCAAGTELGWDWYEGLVGARFLGHPPIQTATVRTADADHPATAHLPAAWTWTDEWYNFRTDPRGRGVRVLLTVDESEYEGGTMGEGHPLAWSGEHDGAPTFYTSLGHTPEAYRDAAFRAHLLGGVRHVLDGA
- a CDS encoding aminotransferase class IV, producing the protein MAELDGRPVDPAQLQALALTNYGHFTTMLVTDGLVRGLELHLARLARDCRTLFGAELDVERVRAHARRAAPAAGAAVVRVTVFDPALDVGTIGAPAHPRVLVTTRPAGAAEPPPLRVRTVRYEREMPEVKGVGLFGALRHRREAQAAGFDDALFADRTGAWSEGGTWNVGFVREGEVVWPEARQLHGVTMELVRPLGPCRTAEVREAAGFEAAFATNAAVGLRPLAAVDSVRLAPVHPVVEALREAYAALPGEPL